The following proteins are co-located in the Elusimicrobiota bacterium genome:
- a CDS encoding type II toxin-antitoxin system MqsA family antitoxin — protein sequence MKCTNCHAAEPVIKYRGEVPYWYKGHTTSIHGVNQYVCLRCGAESIPSGHVQQWLEQTAKFRTEIDAQEPVKEPRSITARREL from the coding sequence ATGAAATGCACTAACTGTCACGCGGCCGAGCCCGTCATCAAATACCGCGGTGAGGTGCCCTATTGGTACAAGGGCCATACGACCTCTATTCACGGGGTGAACCAGTACGTTTGCTTGCGCTGTGGCGCTGAGTCCATCCCATCGGGCCATGTCCAGCAATGGCTGGAGCAGACGGCCAAGTTCCGTACGGAGATCGATGCTCAGGAACCCGTCAAGGAGCCGCGGTCTATCACTGCAAGGCGTGAGCTATGA
- the traI gene encoding TraI/MobA(P) family conjugative relaxase has translation MIAEVPSKRGDGGSSFLSLSRYITSERDSIDPVTGEILDRGVSIDTNCLSASTAWAEMWGASGQSKRVKDPVYHVVVSWREGEQPTDQQCFEASRAAMKAVGMDGHQYVAAVHRDTGNVHVHLMVNRVHPETYKAVYPHRDFFALDKCMRELEIAQGWSHDNGPFAVHERNGIKVVDWAKETAKDWRRERVDQGKIRLPDVAQKMEAMTGNESFASYVQGLPKGFVLQVLAAPDTDWQHLHTKLFAAGLLIKPKGQGFAIYSATDPKQTPVKASQMHESLGAGKLVKRLGPYQAMATSLERVVADLKPAVRYSPQLPKRDADMRLERRGKRAEEREHLKARYEGYRDSWKVVKAPAKNLMAERQMAAQEAMKERHKEERERIARGEEPSGLLRAMDDLTAQILERVTTNEAVFSMKDLERETVKVLTETGDNNDEARTAALANVDAASVLVLLHPGDEGMEARYSTKAMVRMETLIAEGATYLKGRSQHHVEPKLIQRVMKKYPTISEEQKNAVVHVVSPQHIACIVGDAGTGKSFTSKTVKEIYEEAGYRVLGAASMGKAVDELRKSNGLSPDRCRTLASWEHSWKKTAADNPDKLTRKDVIIVDEAGLLSSRQVKSLLERVKTAGAKVIFMGDQKQLAPIEAGAPFRVIMERVGAAELTDIRRQKEDWSRAASKQFARGEDIAEAFNAYDERGRVRLADTNEKALADVAAAWLADFEADRANPERSHLGAKERIVLAYRNADVRSLNDSIRAELKERGVLGESFKFATIAGERDFAVGDRVVFTQNDPRLGVQNGVLGTVEQAVDKRLTIRTDSGELRGFDQDRYRHIDYGYAITVHKSQGITLDRSYGLATQGVDRALLYVMATRHREQFTMFAARDEFMPRIPGLQREAMDAAQRDRLIKDNMIDVLGKFNLKESTLDFANRRGFDGESAERYQLDQGKALANSLEAFSSPEKGMSKEDRAITQSVLSMVQAAEKQKLQDRFKAERASMRAEKPQEYREWVADRAQDGDRAAISQLRGWAYQEKRAEAAMKREDALAAKTPHVTTDLEGAFEPAEPKQVIDREEERGNKVTFQVNRETGSVSYQINDRQAFTDSGKRIVFDNKESSLDPAVIEAGLRLASEKFRDDKGEPGRIKVYGEGEFQRKLAEAALAVAVDRELDVVFADAELEKRRVAMLAERRQEQALERDVAAEPGHPMTPERADAAERPALPEQGPKMTWAERQRAMQEPEPQLDRHTILVRAENDEVLKLDRAIEERFMSERGARPVEKQGFLAGPASRREAEKWDENFRAMKAQTHEETTALKDHLRSDDPEAKAWREQVLAPHEAKHEVRVDEWKSKREQASRENKLIEQDETKRRRETILDAGKAKEKDLDQGPELEPGEKQFDVTSGDNDKQQDRAKEKPSVDREVDTTPVPSDERSERRKRVLQELHKETPAPAPTPEQARDGDYSQGL, from the coding sequence ATGATCGCTGAGGTTCCCTCCAAGCGCGGCGATGGTGGATCGAGCTTTCTGAGCCTGTCCAGGTACATCACCAGTGAGCGGGATAGCATCGATCCAGTCACGGGGGAAATCCTTGATCGCGGCGTGAGTATCGATACCAACTGCCTCTCGGCCAGCACGGCATGGGCAGAAATGTGGGGGGCGTCGGGCCAGAGTAAGCGCGTCAAAGATCCCGTGTACCACGTGGTTGTTTCTTGGCGGGAAGGTGAGCAGCCAACGGATCAACAGTGCTTTGAGGCTTCGCGAGCGGCAATGAAGGCTGTTGGCATGGATGGCCACCAGTACGTCGCCGCTGTGCATCGTGACACCGGTAATGTGCATGTGCACTTGATGGTGAACCGGGTTCACCCGGAGACCTATAAAGCCGTCTACCCACATCGTGACTTCTTTGCGCTTGATAAGTGCATGCGTGAGCTTGAAATAGCGCAGGGTTGGAGTCACGACAACGGACCCTTCGCCGTTCATGAACGGAACGGTATCAAGGTCGTTGACTGGGCCAAAGAAACGGCCAAAGATTGGCGACGTGAGAGAGTCGACCAGGGTAAAATTCGCTTACCTGACGTGGCCCAGAAGATGGAGGCCATGACGGGTAACGAATCGTTTGCCAGCTATGTGCAGGGCCTGCCGAAGGGCTTTGTCCTGCAGGTGCTGGCGGCGCCGGATACGGATTGGCAGCACCTTCACACAAAGTTGTTTGCCGCTGGACTGTTGATCAAGCCGAAAGGCCAGGGATTTGCGATCTATTCGGCTACCGACCCAAAGCAAACGCCGGTCAAGGCCTCGCAGATGCACGAGTCATTGGGTGCCGGTAAGTTGGTCAAAAGGCTTGGTCCTTATCAGGCAATGGCGACGTCCCTTGAACGGGTTGTCGCGGACCTCAAGCCTGCCGTCCGGTATAGCCCTCAACTTCCCAAGCGTGACGCCGACATGCGGTTGGAGCGAAGAGGGAAGCGGGCCGAAGAACGCGAGCATCTGAAAGCACGGTACGAGGGTTATCGGGATTCCTGGAAAGTGGTCAAGGCACCGGCCAAGAACCTAATGGCGGAGAGGCAGATGGCAGCTCAAGAAGCGATGAAGGAACGCCACAAGGAAGAGCGCGAGCGTATCGCTCGCGGTGAGGAACCGTCTGGCTTGCTCCGGGCGATGGATGACCTGACAGCCCAGATCTTGGAGCGGGTCACCACCAACGAAGCCGTTTTCTCGATGAAGGATCTGGAACGGGAGACGGTCAAGGTGTTGACCGAAACCGGCGACAACAACGACGAGGCGCGCACGGCCGCGCTGGCTAATGTCGACGCGGCGTCGGTCCTGGTGCTACTCCATCCCGGCGACGAAGGTATGGAGGCCCGGTACTCCACGAAAGCGATGGTGCGCATGGAAACGCTCATCGCGGAGGGTGCTACGTACCTCAAGGGACGCTCGCAACATCATGTAGAACCAAAGCTGATTCAGCGCGTCATGAAGAAGTACCCGACGATCAGCGAGGAGCAGAAGAACGCGGTTGTTCATGTCGTTTCGCCCCAGCACATCGCCTGTATCGTGGGCGATGCTGGCACAGGTAAATCCTTCACATCGAAGACGGTCAAAGAGATCTACGAGGAAGCGGGCTATCGGGTATTGGGTGCCGCATCCATGGGCAAAGCGGTGGACGAACTTCGCAAGTCCAACGGCCTCAGCCCCGATCGCTGCCGGACGCTGGCCAGCTGGGAGCACTCGTGGAAGAAGACGGCCGCCGACAACCCGGACAAGCTCACCAGGAAGGATGTGATCATCGTGGATGAGGCGGGGCTGCTTTCCTCCCGCCAGGTGAAATCCCTGCTGGAGCGGGTGAAGACGGCCGGCGCCAAGGTCATCTTCATGGGCGACCAGAAGCAGCTCGCCCCCATCGAGGCGGGTGCTCCGTTTCGGGTCATCATGGAACGCGTTGGGGCGGCCGAACTCACTGATATTCGCCGCCAGAAAGAAGACTGGTCACGTGCGGCGAGCAAGCAATTTGCCCGCGGGGAAGACATTGCCGAGGCCTTCAACGCGTACGACGAGCGCGGACGTGTCCGCCTGGCCGACACCAACGAAAAGGCCCTGGCCGATGTGGCGGCCGCCTGGCTCGCTGATTTCGAGGCTGACCGGGCCAACCCGGAACGGAGCCATCTTGGTGCGAAGGAGCGCATCGTCCTGGCCTACCGGAACGCCGACGTGCGATCGCTCAATGACAGCATCCGTGCGGAGCTGAAAGAGCGTGGCGTGCTAGGTGAATCGTTCAAGTTCGCGACCATTGCCGGTGAACGCGATTTCGCCGTGGGTGATCGCGTGGTATTCACCCAGAACGATCCCAGGCTAGGCGTCCAGAACGGTGTCCTTGGGACGGTCGAGCAGGCAGTGGACAAGCGGCTCACGATCCGTACGGACAGTGGCGAGCTGCGCGGCTTCGACCAGGATCGCTATCGCCACATCGATTACGGCTACGCGATCACGGTCCACAAGAGCCAGGGCATCACCCTGGATCGCTCCTACGGGTTGGCGACCCAGGGCGTTGATCGTGCGTTGCTCTACGTGATGGCGACTCGGCACCGCGAACAGTTCACGATGTTTGCGGCACGCGACGAGTTCATGCCACGCATTCCCGGCCTGCAGCGGGAGGCAATGGATGCGGCCCAGCGCGACAGGTTGATCAAGGACAACATGATCGATGTGTTGGGTAAGTTCAACCTGAAGGAAAGCACGCTGGACTTTGCCAACCGCCGCGGTTTCGACGGCGAGAGCGCGGAGCGCTACCAGCTGGATCAGGGCAAGGCGTTGGCCAACAGCCTGGAGGCGTTTTCCAGCCCCGAGAAGGGGATGAGCAAGGAAGACCGGGCCATCACCCAATCTGTGTTGTCGATGGTGCAGGCCGCTGAAAAACAGAAGCTGCAGGATCGATTCAAGGCGGAGCGTGCGTCCATGCGCGCCGAGAAGCCGCAGGAGTACCGCGAATGGGTGGCGGATCGGGCGCAGGATGGTGATCGCGCTGCGATCAGCCAGTTGCGCGGCTGGGCCTACCAGGAGAAGCGAGCCGAGGCGGCGATGAAGCGGGAAGACGCTCTGGCGGCCAAGACGCCACACGTCACCACCGACCTGGAAGGGGCGTTTGAGCCTGCAGAACCGAAGCAGGTGATCGACCGGGAAGAAGAGCGAGGCAACAAGGTCACCTTCCAGGTGAACCGCGAAACGGGCTCTGTGTCCTACCAGATCAACGATCGCCAGGCCTTCACCGACAGCGGCAAGCGAATTGTTTTCGACAACAAGGAAAGCAGCCTCGATCCGGCAGTGATCGAGGCCGGGCTTCGCCTGGCGTCGGAGAAATTTCGCGACGACAAGGGCGAGCCCGGCAGGATCAAGGTCTACGGCGAGGGCGAGTTCCAGCGGAAGCTGGCCGAGGCGGCACTGGCCGTGGCTGTGGACCGTGAGCTGGATGTGGTGTTTGCCGATGCTGAGCTGGAGAAGCGCCGTGTGGCGATGTTGGCCGAGCGGCGGCAGGAACAGGCCCTGGAGCGCGACGTGGCGGCTGAGCCTGGCCATCCCATGACCCCGGAGCGGGCGGACGCTGCAGAGCGTCCAGCTTTGCCTGAGCAGGGTCCAAAAATGACCTGGGCCGAACGGCAGCGTGCCATGCAGGAGCCAGAGCCGCAGCTGGACCGCCACACCATCCTGGTGCGCGCTGAAAATGACGAAGTGCTAAAGCTCGATCGAGCCATCGAAGAGCGGTTCATGTCGGAGCGTGGAGCGCGGCCGGTGGAAAAGCAGGGCTTTTTGGCAGGCCCGGCATCGCGTCGCGAGGCGGAAAAGTGGGACGAGAATTTCCGGGCCATGAAGGCTCAAACTCACGAAGAAACCACGGCCCTCAAGGACCATTTGCGCAGCGATGATCCCGAGGCCAAAGCATGGCGTGAGCAGGTGCTGGCTCCCCACGAAGCCAAACACGAGGTGCGCGTGGACGAGTGGAAATCAAAGCGCGAACAGGCCTCGCGCGAAAACAAGCTCATCGAGCAAGACGAAACGAAGCGTCGCCGCGAGACGATCCTGGATGCCGGCAAGGCGAAGGAGAAGGATCTCGATCAAGGCCCGGAGCTGGAACCTGGCGAAAAGCAGTTCGACGTCACCAGCGGCGACAACGACAAGCAGCAGGACCGCGCCAAGGAAAAGCCATCGGTTGATCGCGAGGTGGATACTACGCCCGTGCCTTCGGACGAGCGTTCGGAGCGGCGTAAGCGTGTGCTGCAGGAGCTGCACAAGGAAACACCCGCTCCGGCGCCGACGCCGGAGCAGGCCAGAGACGGCGATTACAGTCAGGGACTGTGA
- the mobA gene encoding plasmid mobilization protein MobA: MSSSESRKRTVNMKVRLLPEEDMEIRDRAHDAGLTVAQYLRCCALNRRIRNQTDRNVVNELRRLGGLQKHLFGQVGGLNGQEYARVFSAIIKAIERIKPSVEEADDDR, encoded by the coding sequence ATGTCGTCATCTGAATCCCGCAAGCGCACCGTCAACATGAAGGTTCGTCTGCTGCCGGAAGAGGACATGGAGATCCGCGATCGTGCCCACGACGCAGGGCTTACCGTGGCCCAATACCTGCGCTGCTGTGCTCTCAATCGGAGAATCCGGAACCAGACTGATCGGAATGTCGTCAATGAGCTGCGCCGTCTGGGAGGCCTTCAAAAGCACCTTTTTGGCCAGGTTGGAGGCTTGAACGGCCAGGAGTACGCCCGCGTCTTTAGTGCGATCATCAAGGCTATCGAACGCATCAAGCCCAGCGTGGAGGAAGCGGACGATGATCGCTGA